A single window of Nitrospiraceae bacterium DNA harbors:
- a CDS encoding CreA family protein has protein sequence MLTIFLKVLFFSVLIISSSHAEEIGSVDTKFNFLGPDHKIVIEAFDDPKIEGVTCHLSRSKTGGLKGMVGVAEDTSDASIACRQVGPIRIVAELEEGEKVFHESRSLIFKKLQVVRFFDKKRQTFIYLVYSDKVIEGSPKNSISTVPIRSWSSPQQR, from the coding sequence ATGCTGACAATTTTTTTGAAAGTCCTGTTCTTTTCCGTTCTGATCATCTCTTCGAGTCATGCGGAGGAAATCGGAAGTGTGGATACAAAATTCAATTTTTTGGGTCCTGATCACAAAATTGTGATTGAAGCGTTTGATGATCCCAAGATTGAAGGAGTCACCTGTCATCTGAGTCGATCGAAGACAGGGGGATTGAAAGGCATGGTTGGTGTCGCTGAGGACACTTCAGATGCCTCAATTGCCTGCCGCCAGGTCGGTCCCATTCGCATAGTTGCTGAGCTTGAAGAAGGAGAAAAGGTGTTTCATGAGAGTCGATCACTGATTTTTAAAAAACTGCAGGTGGTTCGATTCTTTGACAAGAAACGTCAGACATTCATTTATCTCGTATACAGCGATAAAGTGATCGAAGGCTCACCCAAAAATTCGATCTCAACGGTGCCGATCAGATCGTGGTCAAGTCCCCAACAACGATAA